Genomic window (Capricornis sumatraensis isolate serow.1 chromosome 16, serow.2, whole genome shotgun sequence):
ggatggggtggaagggaggttcaagagggagagaacATACGTAtactgatccatgttgatgtatggcaaaaaccaacacaatattgtaattatgcttcaattaaatttttttcaaaaatgtggTCCCAGAGAGCAAAGAAGCAATttgaatataaaacaataaatggTCTGTATATTATTTGATCATCTAGCTTAtacaatttgttggcatataattgttcatagttaTTTCTTATGATTCTGCGTATTTTGGTGATATCAGTTGTGATATctctttcttttagaattttacttttttgagtcctttcttttcttagtctaactaaagatttatcaattttgcATATCTGTTCAAAAACTTAGTTTTTAGTTTCTCATGTTTTTTTCtggtttccattttatttattccactctgatttttgttattttatcccttctgctaactttgcatttaatttttttcttctgctggtTCCTGGAAGTATACAGttaagttgtttatttgagatctttTTTTAATCCCTGAATTTATTGCTATAATCTTTCCTCTTAGAGCTGCTTTTGTGGCATCCCCTAGGTTCCTGTGTGctatgtttccattttcatttgttttatatctttgaatatcaaatgtattttatttcctttctttattttattctattgcaTGAACTCTAGTACGATGTTGGATAGAAGAGTGAACAATTATTGTTTTTGCCTTATCATGTTTGTGGAGaatgattttaatatttcatcaaTAAATAGGATGTTAGCTACAGGGATTTTTTAGTATCAAGTTAAGGAAATTCCCTTCCAAATTTAACTTACTTTGTTTTTATCAAGAATCGATGTTTAATTGAACAATTTTTTATTTGTCTATTGAAATAATCTTATGATTTTGTCTCTCTTTTAATTCTGAATTGAAAACATATTGTGTTCTCATTAACTTTGAATTcctagaataaatcccacttggttttAATTTATTATCATAAAACCCCTggcacatacatgtacacacaaacacaaatgctTATGGGGATTTTTATGTAACTAATTAAATTTCTTGGTAGGTCTGTAACTACTATGACTTTACACTTCTTCTTAGATCAAttgtattgttttaaatatatatctatttcaTCTACATTTTAAAGAGCATTGGCATAAATTCGTTTCTAATATTCTATTACTGTTTATTTTGGTAAATGTATTtgcatttgagaaataaaaactaCTTTAGAACTATTGGATATTATTTTCTGTATTGACCAGTTGGTTTAAGATGCTTATCTTCTTCAGAACTTCTGAAGCCATTTAGAGCTTTCTAGCTCTTTGTTCTTCATGTACTGAGAGCACATGTTGAAAGATCTATAACTTCACTGTGGATTAGTGATTTCTCCTTCTAGTTCTAACAATTtcttctatgtgtgtgtatattagcatgctgctaagtcgcttcagtagtgtccgagtgtgtgcgaccccatagacggcagcccaccaggctccccgctccatctctgggattctcccggcaagaacactggaataggttgccatttccttctccagtgcatgaaagtgaaaagtgaaaatgaagtcgctcagtcgtgtccaactcttcgtgaccccgtggactgcggtgcaccaggctcatccatctatgggattttccaggcaatagtactggagtgaggtgccattgccttctctggtatatTAGCATGctacggctgctgctgctaagtcgcctcagtcgtgtccgactctgtgcgaccccacagatggcagcccattgggctccaccatccttgggattctccaggcaggaacactggaatgggttgccatttccttctccaatgcatgaaagtgaaaagtgaaagtgaagtcgctcagtcgtgtccgactcttcgcgaccccatggactgcaagcctaccaggctcctccgtccatgggagtttccaggcaagagtactggagtgggatgacactgccttctccgtatatTAGCATAGATGTCTATAATTATATTAAGTACGTGTGAATTTAGTTATTTTATGTTTTCCTGTTGAATTGTTACTATAAATATTACAGAACGCTGCACTTTATCACACCTAATATTTATTGTGTTAAAATCTACTTCGCTATAGCCACACAAACTTTTCCTGtatttatacatacatgtttTTAAGTAATATATATTGATATTGAGGATAGTTTCttatctttcatttcattttctttcaattgTTTAGTCAAATTACATTATTGTAATTGTTGCCTTTTGTTTTCAGATTTAGTGGTGTACCATGCTCCTACTGGTTTAATTTAGTCTCGCCtgtgttctttttcctttgttcttcttgCCACTTTTGGACCAATTAAATaggtgttattatttttattgttgcagTTTTCCCCAACTTCGGTTTTTGTTATGTATTCCTTTATGTTGGTGCAAAGATAAACTTAGATTTTGTCATACACATCTTTTAATTATCAATGTATGTTAAAACAGTATACTTATCACTTTAactgagaatctcatggacggaggagcctggtaggctgtgtgcagtccatggggtcgctaagagccagacacgactgagcgtcttcactttcacttttcactttcatgcactggcgaaggaaatgacaacccactccagcgttcttgccaggagaatcccagggacagggagcctggtgggctgctgtctatggggtcgcacagagtcggacacgactgaagcgacttagcagcagcagcagtagtatatTACAAGATTTTAATTCCATTAACTTCTTTCATGCCATTTGTGTAAttattactatatatattttacctcTACATTTGTTTAGACTTTATgtgttattttccccattttaaaaagtaaatgttcTTCAAATTACTCTCACTTTTTCTGGTGGTTTTATTAAATTCTGTCATTCTGTCTTCCATGAGTAATCACTATTCTATGTTCTGAATAACATACATTTGTCtatattaataaacatttatcttctttttgaaggatattttaattagattataattttaaattgaaaataatttttcagtactccagaaatataatttcattgtcttctggcttccataatttttattgaaaagatGGCCACCAATCTAAAGACTGCTTCATTAAAGGCAATGTGCAGAGATTATGAGAAGAAAAACCCACTTCTCtgcatatatttgaaataaaatatcacaTTCCATGTTTCATGAATATATacacgtgtatatatatgtgatatatgtgtgcatgtaagAAAAATGTTCATCATAGCATTATTTCTGGTGACAGAAGAGAAAAGCTTAGATATCCATAGTCAGGAAATGATTAAGAAAATACTGTTGGTTGCATGTTATGAAAGTCTATAAAATAATTAGAAGCAAGAAATATACAGATAATAGCAAAAGTACATTTCAAAAAATTCAGTTAAAAGTAAGTGACATCTAATACAGTAAAAATGGATatgtttctaaaataaacattCAGTTAATGGCTTATTTGTAAGTCATTTACATATCAAAGAACATGTCAAACACACCACAGTGGTTTCTATGATTGACAGGGCTGAGGATTAGGACTGAAATAAGCACATTAAAGTAAAGACAAAACAGGAAATGGTCCCAGAAATGACACAGTTAATGTGCCACTAATAAAAAGTATCATGAAGCTTACTGCACCTTGAACACACACCTGagctttaataaatttattaatgaGTCTATCAACTTGGGAGTCATCAGCATGCAATGATATTTACAGTCAATTATACTGAAAGGCCTAGGGAAAGAGTGCAAAATGGAGAGACCTGAAACCATGGTAAGTCCAGAAGAAAAGAACAGGCAAATGACACTGttgaaaagaaaagtgataaTGAAGAACAACTTGGAATGTGTGGCACTTGAGAAATCAAGCAAAGAAAGTGTTCTATCTAGACAAAGAGATGAGTCAATTATATTCAGTAGAGATGAAAACTATGACAAGGTTGACACAGAGAAAGACCTACTAAGTTTAACATAAACTCATTGGTGAAACTGACAAAAACAGTTTCAGTAAAATGCTGAGGGGGAAGGAATTCTGGAGAAAGCCAGAGGTCGGGAAGAATATTTTGGGATGAGCAACTGGAGAGAATGAATACTGGcaatctttaatacattttactATCCAGATGAGCACAGAAATTAAATATGCAAATAGgatgattttgtgattttttaatgcatttataaaataaaaaatattaaaagatcaaTTAGAGAATGGAAATAAATTAGTGTAAGTCATAGAATCAGGGGAAAGTAATGTAGAATTTTGGAAGTTGGTTAAGGAGAATCAactttgaaattctttttatGATATCTGTGACaatgctattaaaaatatattcataatctCTCACCTTAATTTCAATTTAGGAAGATGTTGaatattttccagaaaatgttCAATTAATTTTATTGTTCAATCTCATTTTATTTCAGCTCAAAAGCAAAAAGGTAAACATTGCTGTGTATAACCCTGTACTCATagaaatacatttattataatatattaaaaatctcATTACTCTATTTCTCCCTCCAACGTGTGcaaacttttaaagtttttttgaaaaaagagacaaaacatTCATTGAGGAGTGAGCAATTATGAGAAAAACTCATACAAGAAGATACCTGGTCAGATTCCAGGTCATTGTGTTTCTCATAAGACACAGAAAGGCTTACAACTCATAATATTATTGACCCTGTGGTATACTTTACAGTCTTGCCTTTAAGAAGTTGTTGAGAAAACAGAAGGTTTTATGGAATAAAGTAAATATACTGTGATTTTTCCACAGTTAAATCAGTTTCTATACTGAAATTTCATTCACAATCAAAAATGGCAGTTTCAGTCATCTGGTTCCAGATCATTGCTTTTGCCTAATTCAGTTTTCTGGATAATTGCACCAGTTTCCATTAGTATTTTTTCATTCTTGGAATTTGACATTATTGAGATCTGAGTTATACAGAGAACCTAGACTTTAAAAACTCATATGGATGGTAATTTGACATGAAAAATTTTGGAAttctgcaaaaacaaaaaaataaggaGATGGATTATTATCCACTCACTTGGCAAATTCAGATACCTATTCTTGGAAAGCTTTCTCCTTAGACAAACAGACAGGAGCATTCTTTCCTTTCACATCTCATCATAGGCAAACAGCTCTTTCATATACTATGGGATTTGATATACTTGGAACCTGAAAGAATCCTTATGACACAATCTCGTATCTGCTTAGTTTTCACCCCATAGACAACAGGATTCATAGTGGGAGGTAGGAGCAGATAAATATTGGCCACAATGATGTGGCATGAAGGAGGAATCCTGTGACCCCCAAAGCggtgggaaaagaatgaaaagaaagctggaCTATAGGAGAAAACAATGGAACAGATGTGGGCAGTGCAGGTGCTGAAGGCCTTCTGCCGAGCATCTGCTGAGGAGAGGCTGACCACTGCCCTCAGGATCATGGTGTAGGAGACTGTGATGCACAGGATGTCAAAGCCCCCAATCAGGAGGGCTACCATCAGACCATAGATGACATTGACCTTGATGTTGCCACAAGACAACTTGGCCACAGACATGTGGTCACAGTAAGTGTGGGGGATTACATTGCCTCTGCAGTAGGGCAGGCGCTTggtgaggaaagggaagggaatgaTGAGCAACACCCCTCTGAGAAAGGTGGACAGACCCGCCTTTGCAATGACAGGATTTGTGAGGATAGTTGAGTAGCGCAGAGGGTAgcagatggccacgtagcggtcCAGGTCCATGAGCATGAGCACCCCAGACTCCATTCCTGTTAAGGTGTGGACGAAGAACATCTGGGTCAGGCATCCATCAAAGCTGATTTCCTTGAAATGGAACCAGAAGATGCTGAGGGCTTTGGGAATTGTACTAGAGCTAATGAAAAGGCCAGTTAGGAAAAGCATGCACATGGGTCTGTGCAGGGCATCCTCATAGCGGATGAGGTAGAGGAGTCCACAGTTCCCTACCACAGCCACAGCATACATGGAGCAGAATGGGAGAGAAATCCACACGTGCATGTCCTCCAGTCCTGGGATCCCATTAAGAATGAAGGAGGCTGTTGTCACGTCTGTTTGGTTCAGCATTATCATGATCAGGCTGGTGTAGTCATTAAGAAAAGTgtatgattttagttttatgtCTGTATTGCTTTGTTTTTAACCCTCCTAGatttggaaaaacagaaaaaaagtctcAGTTGTGGatcttctctctctgtgtcttttgTCTCTGTTCAGTATTGCACTTTAAATCACAGAACCCCAAAATTTGAATGTCAAGAATTTACAATAGAAACATAGTTTAAATGCATTCTTGGTTCATACTCATGCTTAATATACACCAAGCACAGCCTTAGAACTtcataaatattaactcatttaatcctcactacaGGATCATGAAGTCTTTTTTCTATTAATCTGCACTCTGTAATTGAGTAAATGGAGATCGTATGTATATGAGGTTTCTTCATATACAACTTTCAAAGCCTTTCTCAATCTCTTGGCCTCAGTTATAGCTATTAAGAGGACCATTCCGATTTTGATCCTTTTtacactgttcttttttttttttttttttaatgtgggctaattgctttacaatattgcaatggttttgcgatacattgacatgaatcagccatgggtgtacatgtgtcttccATCCTgaaatcccctcccacctccctctgcatcccatccctcagggttttcccagtgcaccggccctgaccACCTtctctcatgcattgaacctggactggcaatctatttcacatctggtaaatacatgtttcaatgctattatctcatatcattccaccctcaccatctcccacagagtccataattctgttctttacatctgtgttgcttttgctgtctcacatgtagggtcatcattatcatcttttaaaattccatatatatacattaatatactgcattggagtttttctttctgacttactttgctctgtataataggctccagtttcatccacctcattagaactgattcaagtgcattctttttaatagctgagtaatattccattgtgtatatgtaccacaacttccttatccattcatctgccaatggacatctaggttgcttcatatcctagctattgtaaacctgctgcgatgaacattggggtacacgtgtctctttcaattctggcttccttggTGTGTATTCCCAACAGTGGGATTTCTTGGTCATACAacagttctattttcaatttttttaaggaatctccacactgttctccgtagtggctgtactagtttgaattcccaccaacagtataagagaattcccttttctccacatcctcttcagcatttattgtttgtagacttttgtatagcagccattctgaccagtgtgagatggtatctcattgtggttttgatttgcatttctctgataatgactgatgttgagcatctattcatgtgtttgttacccatctatatgtcttctttggagaaatgtctgtttaattctttggcccattttttgattgggttgtttatttttctggtattgaggtgcatgagctgcttatatatttttgagattaattctttgccagttgcttcatttgctattatttttttcccattctgaaggctgtcttttcaccttgctcatagtttccttcattgtgtaaaggcttttaagtttaatctccTTATGCTATTTACTTTTTGACTCTGAAAATATCtaataccattttaaaatgtctgtgcTTTCAAGATTAAtgctgatgatggtgatgatagagATATAAATATGCATTGGCATCTTTTATTGTACAGGTACTTACTGGGAATTTTGAATCTGGAAATCTATGATCTTTGGTTTTGgaaattttcttctgttaattttGGATTATTTCTTCCCAAATGTGgtccttgtttttttcttatatttgtttttagCCAGATACtgtctattctgttttttttttttttttcctactggtttcttttaaaaattttccccttGAACCTCATCTCTctattttttggattctttttcttaaaaattcatcAATCATATCTTCCAaatatattagcattttaaaaatctgatcttAAATCTATTTGATcttattttccttgaaatttgTGAACTGACAATAacatataattatacatatatattacacaaatgtgtgctttatatatattattttatattgtagaagtttcaatgttttatttttatatctttttaaaatcttttactttggagttatttctcaaaTGTATGGTAACCCTTGGCTAGACTATTACTTTACacttatgtgtgttagtcactcagttgtgtctgactctttgtgaccccatggactgtagcccaccaggctcctctgtctatggaattctccaggcaagaaccctggagtgggttgcagggacttccctggtagctcagctggtaaagaatccacctgcaacaagggagacctgggttcaacccctgggttgggaagatcccctggaggaaggcatgacaactcactccaatattcttgcttgggagaatctcatagacagggaagcctggcaggctacagtccatgagttccatggggtcacaaagagttggacacgactgaacgactaagtacagcacagcaagAGACtataggggctttccaggtacAGCTAAAGAACCAGGCTGTCAATGCaaaagatgtaagagacacaggttcaagccctaggtctggaagataccctggaagagggcacggcaacctattccagtattcttgcctggagaatctcttggacagaggagtctggtgagctaaagtccatagggtcgcaaagagctggacacaactgaagtgacttatcatgtgcgtgcacacgcacatacacacaaacgCAAGAGACTGCAGAAAAGTAATTCAAAATTCCAGGTGATGAGTGAACCTCATCAATTGGTTTCATTCACTTTAAGTGCTGAAGTAGGGATCTCTGCCTCTTTCGAGGCATTTTAGGCATCAGATTcaaacttttgtttgtttttctttttatttaatgacTAAATTTCTCTGGGAAAGAAAAATGCAATAATCTGTATCCTAAAGGATTATATAATTGGTTGCCTGTGTTTTTGGAGATAAGTAGTAGGCTACTGAAGATCTCACACTTGAATATGAATACTGGATCCAGCCTTCACATATTTAATGATGCTGATCTTTGACCTTTGTCACactctgtatatatgtattcatagaACATGTTAAAATTTCTTCCTAGGATAAATTTCCAGTCAGTATAAGAGGAGAAGTAATGTTTAGAATAATGTGTTAATCAGAGGTATCAAATATTTCCTTAGGCAATTTTTCTGCCTGTgtcttggttttattttcatgtttttgcaCATAGGATGACAGATTAAATATTGCAAAAGGAAACTTTTTTGGAAACAGTAAAGCAACATGGAATAAACATGTTCATAATAGAGTTCTTCAAAGACCTCTTCTTATGCCATTACAGAAATCTTAGAGTCAaataggagctgctgctgctgctcagttgcttcagtcgtgtccgactctgtgcgaccccatagacggcagcccaccaggctcccccgtccctgggattctccaggcaagaacactggagtgggttgccatttctttctccagtacatgaaagtgaaaagtgaaagtgaagtcgctcagttgtgtccaactcctagcgacccaatggactgcagcctaccaggcttctccatccatgggattttccaggcaagagtactggagtgagttgccattgtaGGAATGAAAACTAAGTAAATATTGAGTTATATTAGgaaaatttccagaaagaaatTGCCATTTCTCTTAGATCTGAGGCATGCTTATATTTCTACCAGAGCAAAATAAGGAGAGCAGTGTTCTTTCTTGTTGCTGGTCACTATTTCCTACTCAAATCATACTAACATGTTTCACTTTGTGAATTTgcaatcttttctcctttgctgacaTTCTCCTTGTCACAGCC
Coding sequences:
- the LOC138092787 gene encoding olfactory receptor 52N4-like, with the protein product MIMLNQTDVTTASFILNGIPGLEDMHVWISLPFCSMYAVAVVGNCGLLYLIRYEDALHRPMCMLFLTGLFISSSTIPKALSIFWFHFKEISFDGCLTQMFFVHTLTGMESGVLMLMDLDRYVAICYPLRYSTILTNPVIAKAGLSTFLRGVLLIIPFPFLTKRLPYCRGNVIPHTYCDHMSVAKLSCGNIKVNVIYGLMVALLIGGFDILCITVSYTMILRAVVSLSSADARQKAFSTCTAHICSIVFSYSPAFFSFFSHRFGGHRIPPSCHIIVANIYLLLPPTMNPVVYGVKTKQIRDCVIRILSGSKYIKSHSI